The genomic region GTTCTAAACCGAATTCCACATTACCGCGCACCGATAACCACGGAAATAACGCATAGTTTTGAAACACCATACTGCGTTCAATATTAGGTTGGGTAATGGGTTGATGATAAGCCAATACTTCGCCGTTGGTAGCGGGTTCTAATCCAGCTAATATATTTAATAAGGTACTTTTACCACAACCCGAAGGGCCAACAATAACCACAAATTCGCCCGTTTCAATATTTAAATTAATTTCTTCTAAGGCAACAACCGTTTCACCCGAATCAGAATAATAAGTTTTATTCAAGCGACGAGTGGATAAAGGAAATGTTTCTGTCATCACTATATTTTCCATGTGACACGGCGATCAATCAAGCGAAAAAAAACATCAAAACAAACGCCTAATAATCCAATCATAATCATCCCCACTAACACATGATCAGCACGTAAAATTTCCATTCCATTCGCAATTAAATAACCCAATCCAGAACGTGCCGCCACCAATTCTGCGGCAATAATTGCTGCCCATCCCGTGCCAAAAGAAATGCGCAATCCCACCATAATGCCCGGCATAGAAGCGGGTAAAATAACTCTATAAAATAAAGAAAAGCGAGATTGACAGCCTAAAACACGCCCCGCATGAATTAATACGGGATCAATGCTTTTTACGCCAGCAATCGTGCTGAGTAAAATAGGGAAAAATGTACCAATAAAGACCACAAATATTTTCCCTCCCTCACCAATCCCAAACCACAAAATAGCCAGTGGAATCCACGCCAAAGGTGAAATAGGACGAAATAATTCAATAAAAGGATCGATCAGTTTTTCTAATAAAACCGAACGCCCCATCACTAATCCCAACGGAATGGCGATACAGGCCGATAATAACCAAGCTGACACCACACGGCTTAAACTGGCCATAGTGTGCATCCATAACAAACCATTTTCGACCAATTGCCAAAAATTATTAGCGGTCGCCCAAGGTGTGGGCAAAATAGAAGGATGTGGTTTATTAAAAATAATCACCAATTGCCAGACAATAACAATCACCGTCACTGCATATAAAAACGGTAATAATTTTAATAATCCTTTTTTTAAAAAAAACATGCCCTATCCATTATTAACTTGACTGATAAAAACTAACAGGTCACTGCGTCTGAGTTGATTTCTTCTCTGGATTTGATTACCATTAAAGTGACGTCATCAAATACGGGTTGTTTCCCGATATGTTGCCCTAAATCTAATAAAATGGCTTCTTGAATGGCTTGCGCCGAACAATGCCAATGACGACTCACGACATCGCATAAACGATTTAAACCATACATTTGTTTTTTTACATTACGCGCTTCGGTAATGCCATCGGTATAAAGCACTAATCCATCACCGGGGTTTAAATCAAATTCAATTTTAGAAATAAAATGGCTAATATCAGGTTGTAAACCAACCATAAAACCTAAATCAAAAGTATCAATTCGCTCTAATTGGCCGCCTTTACGAATCAATAAAACATCCTCATGTTGGCCGCTAATTTGAATTTTACCATCAGCATAATCAATCAGTGATAAAGTTAAATTTTTATCCGAATCCATGCGTTGAATATTATCAAAAACAGCCCGATTTAAAATGCTTAAAAAGCGGGCTGGATCACGCACGCCATCAACCAATAAAGTACGCACGGCCATTTGTACCATTAACACTAACACGCCACTTTCTAATCCATGCCCTGTGACATCGCCAATACCAATTTTAATCCATTTTTGATTGGGGTCTAATAGTACATCGTAATAATCACCCCCCACTTCGCTGGCGGGCTGCATAAAACAAGCAATATCTAAATCTTTAATTTCCGCCAATTCTCGATGGCTTGGCAATAGCATCGTTTGCAAGCGGCGTGTAATGTCTAGCTCGGTACTCATGCGTAAATTTTCGGTTTGAACATTGGTTAATGTCGCGGCTTGGTGTTCAATTTCTTGCCGCATCGGATTAATCGCAAAACGGTTTAATGTAAACCACAAAATAAATCCTAACGCAGCAATAATTCCTGTAAACAATAAAGCCAATTGTTCATTTAACTCTTCAATCACTTCCTCAGTATGAAACAGATCCATGGTAATTTGCAAATGCAATATTTTATCGCTGGCAAATTCCACTTGTTTTTCCATTTCCAGAAAATTCTTAGCTTCTTGAGAACGTTGGTAATTCACTAAATTAAAGCCATTGGGTAAATTTGCTTTTAATAACACAATGTAATCTCGCTGTTCTCCCCAGCGATTTAAAAATTGACTGAGTTGAGCATAATTGCGTTTTAAAAAAGATTCTGCAATAAATTCGCTGATCAAATCCAATTCTAAAATCGCACGATAGCGTTGATCTTCTAGCAATAAATCACGTTGTTGTTTGCTGATAAAGTAACTGAGTAAAAAAGCAAAAACACCGAAAATGACAAGAAAACTAATCAATAAACGGTATTTTATTTGTTTGTTGCTTAATGCCATAATATGTTTCTTAAATCTTTTCATCATTATTGACTTTATGGGGGGTAAAAAATTCATTATTGTTCCATGTGATTCATGATGATTCGTAAACTGTCATAATCTGAATCGGTGACGGGAACAAAATTGGTAAGATTACTTTTTATTGCCGCTAAAACAGTTTTTGAATCGGGGTGCTGTAGAATGGAAAGCAAAGCCTGACGCAGTTTTTCAATCTGTTCTTGGGGTAAATCACTGCGCGTTGCAAATAAATGTTCAGAAATTTCTGGAGTTAACGCAAGTAAATTTAAGCCTTTTTCCTGATATTTATAAAAAATATCTTCCATGACCGCACCCGCATCAAATTCGCCCATTAGTACGCTCATTGCCACATTATCATGGCTGCCTAAAAATTCATAATAAGCCAATTGTTCTAAATCTATTCCCTCTTGTTTTAGTAAATAATATGGCACTAAATAGCCCATTGTTGATTCTTTTGATCCAAACGCAAAACGTTTGCCGATTAAGTGACTTA from Thioflexithrix psekupsensis harbors:
- a CDS encoding ATP-binding cassette domain-containing protein: MTETFPLSTRRLNKTYYSDSGETVVALEEINLNIETGEFVVIVGPSGCGKSTLLNILAGLEPATNGEVLAYHQPITQPNIERSMVFQNYALFPWLSVRGNVEFGLE
- a CDS encoding ABC transporter permease; amino-acid sequence: MFFLKKGLLKLLPFLYAVTVIVIVWQLVIIFNKPHPSILPTPWATANNFWQLVENGLLWMHTMASLSRVVSAWLLSACIAIPLGLVMGRSVLLEKLIDPFIELFRPISPLAWIPLAILWFGIGEGGKIFVVFIGTFFPILLSTIAGVKSIDPVLIHAGRVLGCQSRFSLFYRVILPASMPGIMVGLRISFGTGWAAIIAAELVAARSGLGYLIANGMEILRADHVLVGMIMIGLLGVCFDVFFRLIDRRVTWKI
- a CDS encoding PP2C family protein-serine/threonine phosphatase, giving the protein MMKRFKKHIMALSNKQIKYRLLISFLVIFGVFAFLLSYFISKQQRDLLLEDQRYRAILELDLISEFIAESFLKRNYAQLSQFLNRWGEQRDYIVLLKANLPNGFNLVNYQRSQEAKNFLEMEKQVEFASDKILHLQITMDLFHTEEVIEELNEQLALLFTGIIAALGFILWFTLNRFAINPMRQEIEHQAATLTNVQTENLRMSTELDITRRLQTMLLPSHRELAEIKDLDIACFMQPASEVGGDYYDVLLDPNQKWIKIGIGDVTGHGLESGVLVLMVQMAVRTLLVDGVRDPARFLSILNRAVFDNIQRMDSDKNLTLSLIDYADGKIQISGQHEDVLLIRKGGQLERIDTFDLGFMVGLQPDISHFISKIEFDLNPGDGLVLYTDGITEARNVKKQMYGLNRLCDVVSRHWHCSAQAIQEAILLDLGQHIGKQPVFDDVTLMVIKSREEINSDAVTC
- the phnD gene encoding phosphate/phosphite/phosphonate ABC transporter substrate-binding protein, whose protein sequence is MKKINFLSLFLLIWLPSQVIAEKLRLTIHPYLTAQELMTKFMPLVDYLTVETGLDIELMISADYEQHVEQLGKNQIDVAYVGPFLYVKLIRDYGEKPLLARLEINGRPTFRGAIVTGQSREKIGQLSHLIGKRFAFGSKESTMGYLVPYYLLKQEGIDLEQLAYYEFLGSHDNVAMSVLMGEFDAGAVMEDIFYKYQEKGLNLLALTPEISEHLFATRSDLPQEQIEKLRQALLSILQHPDSKTVLAAIKSNLTNFVPVTDSDYDSLRIIMNHMEQ